The genomic stretch TCCCGCCAAGGTCAGGCTGGTCATCGTGCGCGCCACCGCTGATGTGCGCAGCGCCTATGACCGGGTCGGCGGCAAGCCCCGGATGCCGACCACGCTCAAGGGCCAGCCGCCCCGCCCGCGCCCCAATGTCGTCGCCCTCCCCGATGCCGCGTTCGACGCGCTCGTCGCCCAGCCGGGGGCACAGGTCGCGCTCGACCTGCCGGGGCTGGTGGAGGAAGTGCGGACCACCACCAACGCGATCGGCTATCTCCCCGGCACCGATCCCAAGGCGGGGGTGCTGCTGCTCAGCGCGCATCTCGACCATCTCGGGCCGCGCCCCGATGGCAAGGTGATGCATGGCGCCAATGACGACGCATCGGGCACGACCGCGGTGCTCGAATTGGCGCAGGCGCTGGCGGGGAAGAAGCATCGCCGGGGGCTGCTCTTCGTCGCTTATGGCAGCGAGGAGATTGGCGGCTTCGGATCGCGCTATTTCGCCGCCAATCCGCCGGTGCCGCTGGACAGGATCGTCGCGAATATCGAATTCGAGATGATCGGCGCGCAGGACCCCAAGCTGCCCGCGGGCGACATGATGATGACGGGGTATGAACGCTCGAACCTCGGCGCCGCGCTCAAGGACCATGGCGGGCGCGTCGCCGCGGACCCATATCCGGAGCAGAACTTCTTCCAGCGATCGGACAATTACAGCCTCGCGCTGAAGGGCATCGTCGCGCACACGATTTCGGGATGGGCGGTGGTGCCGACCTATCACACGCCCGAGGACACGCTCGCGAACCTCGACATCCCGTTCATGGCGCGCGCGATCCAGTCGCTGATCGCGCCGGTGCGCTGGATGGCGGACAGCCGCTTCACGCCGCAATGGGCACCGGGCGGGCGGCCCCGCGAGTAAGCGACGGGCGTTCTGGCGGGCGCCCGGACCAGGGTGAATTTCACGCGAAGGCGCCAAGATTTGCGCGCTTCTTCTTCGCGGCGGAACAGAAACATTGCACCGCGCCGGTTTGCCGGAGGCTCCAACGCCTGAATTGGTGGAGCCTGTATGTGCAAGACAATGAACAAGTTTTCGCTGGAAGTGCGCGATGAGCGAGTGCTCCGCCCCCTCCCCGGCGCATTTCCAAACGCCCTCTTAACCGCCGGCCATCCATGCGAAGCGCGCGACGAACAGCGCGGCCAGCACCAGCAACAGCCAGTCGCTCTTCGATATTCTCCCGCGGACCAGCTTGAGCAGCGCATGCGCGGTGATCCCGAACGCCAGCCCGTTGGCGATCGAGAAGGTCAGCGGGATCATCACCAGCGTCAGGAAGGCGGGGAGTGCCACCTCGGGTTCGTCCCACGGCACCTCGGCGAGCGGCGCCATCATCAGCGCTCCGACCAGCACAAGCGCGGGCGCCGTCGCGGCGAGCGGGATCAGTTGTGCATAGGGTGCGGCGAGCATCGCGACGAGGAACAGGGCGCCGGTGACGATCGCCGTCAATCCGGTGCGACCGCCCGCCTGCACCCCCGCCGCGCTCTCGACATAGGACGTGACGGTGCTCGTCCCCATCAGCGCGCCGAACATCGTAGCGAACGAATCGGCGACGAGGATGCGATTGAGCCGCGGGATGCGGCCATCGGCGCCGATCAGCCCGGCGCGGCGGGTGACGCCCACCAGGGTTCCGATATTGTCGAACAAGTCGACGAACAGGAACACGAACAATATCTCGAACAGCGCCAGCCCATGCCCCGAAAAGCCGAACACCCCGCCCAGGTCGAGCTGGAACGCCGTCTGCGCGATGGCGCCCAGGTCATAAGGCTGGGGCGTGAACGCGACGAGACCCGTTGCCCAGCCGAGCGCCGTGGTGGCGAGGATCGCGATCAGTATCGCCCCGCGTACCTGCCATGCCGAAAGCGCCGCGACGAGCACCAGCCCGACCAGCGCCAGCACCGCGCCGGGCGCGCGCAAGTCGCCCAGCGCAACCGCGGTTGCCGGGTTCGACACGACGATCCCCGCGTTCCGCAGCCCGATAAACGCTATGAACAGCCCGATGCCGCCGGCCACCGCCGCGAACAGATGCTGCGGGATCGACGCAATGATCATCTGCCGGATGCCCGCAACCGTCAGCACCAGGAACGCCACGCCGGAGACGAACACGCACCCCAGCGCCACTTGCCACGGCACGCCCATCGCCTGGACGACGGTGAAGCTGAAATAGGCGTTGAGCCCCATGCCCGGCGCCAGCGCGAGCGGCATGTTGGCAAGGCTGCCCATCAGGATGCTGGCCACGCCCGCGGCAAGGCACGTCGCCGCCGCCACTGCCGCAACCGGCATTCCCGCCTGGCCGAGGATCGCCGGGTTGACCAGGATGATATAAGCCATGGTGAGGAACGTGGTGGCCCCCGCCAGCACTTCGGTGCGGACATTGGTGCCCGCGGCGGCGAGCCCGAACCGCCGCTCCAGCACCCCTGCCCGTTCTTCGACCGGCTCGCCCATCATCTGCGCCCCCGCATCACACTGCACCGCAGCATAGCCCGTGCTTCGCGCAACGGAAGCGTCATGTCGCGGGCGACGTGACTCCGATCAGCCCATCGGCCTCCAGCCGCGCGGCAAAGGCGAAAAGCGTCGCTTCCGCGCCGGGCTTGCCGACCAGCTGAAACCCCAAGGGCAGCTTGCCCGGACGCAGCAGGGGCGCGGCGATGACGGGCAGCCCGATGAAGCTCAGCGGCTGGGTATAGATGCCCAGATGCGCGCGCGCCGGCACGCGCATCCCGTCGACTACGACCATGGGGTCCTCGACCAGGGGCGCCTCGACACCGGCTGCGGGCGCGATCAGCACGTCCTGTGCCTCGAACAGCCGTGCAGCCTCGGCGCGGAACCATTCGCGAAAACGCTCGGCGGCCCGATAGGCGGAGCCGGGCATCAGCGCACCCGCGATCAGCCGGTCGCGCGTCTGCGGATCGAATTCCGCGGCGCGGCGGCGCAGTTCGGGCAGGTGCAGCGATCCTCCCTCCACCGCAGTCATCAGGAAGGCCGCCGATCGCGCCGCCTCGACCTCGGGCAGTTCCACCATGGGGATGCCGCCAAGATGGGCGCCGATCGCGTCGATTCCCTGCAAAAGTTCGGGTGCGACGTTGCGTTCGAACCAGCCGCCGAGCCGCGCCACCCGCGGCGCGGCCACGCCCTGCTCCGCCGCTCCGCCGAGCACGCCCCACACCAGTTGCAGATCGGCGACCGACGTGGCGAAGGGCCCGATATCGTCGAAGCTGTCGACGAACGGGAACACGCCCGCCATCGGCAACCCGCCATGCGTCGGCTTGAGCCCATAGACGCCGCACAGCGCCGCGGGCACGCGGATCGATCCATTGGTGTCCGAACCCAGCGTCAGCGGCAGCATCCCCGCCGCCACCGCCGCCGCCGAACCGCCGGACGATCCGCCCGCCAGCCGGGCGCGATCATGGGGATTACGGGTGGTGCCGAAAGCCGCGTTGATCGTCGCGAAGCCATAGGCAAACTCGTCCATGTTGAGCGTCGCGACAAGCACCGCGCCAGCGTCCTTGAGCCGCCGCACGGCTTCGGCGTCGCAAGGCGCCGGCGAAGCATCGCGCCGCATCCCGGCGCCCGCCGTGGTCGCCAGCCCGGCGACGTCGAACAGGTCCTTCACGCCGAAGGGGACCCCGGCCAGAGGACCGGGGTCCTCGCCCCGGGCCACCGCAGCATCGATCGCCGCGGCTGCATCGAGCGCCTCGGCGGCAAGAATGCGCGTGGCTGCGACCAGTTCGCCATTATCCCGGTCGAGCGCGGCCAGTGCCGAACAGGCAATCGCAACCGCGCTTCTCCGCCCAGAACGGACATCCGCCGCAATCCCGGCGAGCATGCTCATGCCATGGCGTCCCCGGGCGACCGCCCGCAATTGCTGGCCTCGACTTTCTCGGCATGGCCCTTGAGCGTACGAAGAATGTCCGCAACACCCGCCAGACTATCCCCCTCGAGGATTATTCCGCGATACTCGGCAAGCGAGCGGGCGAGAGCGACATAGTTTACGGACGTGTCGGGCATATCCCCGGTAGAGGACGCAGCCGCCGGATTGTCAAAGCCGATCTGTCCGACCTATGCGGCGAGGTGGATGGCGCGACCTGTCTTGTGCGCGTTGCGTAACCATTCGAGACCGACGCCCGGGTGCAAAGATCGAGCGGCTCGCGACTGCGACGATTCATAGCCTCGCGACCGCTTGCAGCGCGCCCGGACTCCTGCAATAGTCCGAGTAATCATTGCGATCCACAACGGACGCAACTTAAGGGAGGGGACGTCGGATGAAACCATTCGTTGCTGCACTTTTCGCGACTATGTGCCTGGCAAGCATCGGCTCAGCATCGGCGCAGACCGCCGCGCCGGCGCCGGCTCCAGCTAGCGTTACCGAGGATTTCAAACCCTCCTCGGTCAACCAGCCGGGCCAGCAATATCCGCAAGTCAATTCGCAGGGCATTGCCCGGTTCAAGGTCGTCGCCCCCGATGCGCAGAGCGTGAAGGTCAGCCTCGGGCTGGGCGGGCGCGGCGGGACGGTGCTGACCAAGGGCGCCGATGGCACCTGGACCGGCACGACCGAGGGGCCGCTCGACGAGGGGTTTCATTATTACCACCTGACCGTCGACGGCGGCACGTTCAACGATCCGGGCGCGATGAACTTCTATGGCTCGACCCGCTGGGAAAGCGGCATCGAGATCCCCGCGCATGACGCCGATTTCTATGCGCTCAAGAACGTGCCCCATGGCCGGGTGGAACAGGTGCTGTTCCATTCCCCAAGCACCAACACCGAGCGCCGGGCCTTCGTCTACACCCCGCCCGGCTATGACAAGAATGCCCGCGAACGCTATCCGGTGCTCTATCTCCAGCATGGCTGGGGCGAGGATGAGACTGCCTGGTCGAACCAGGGGCACGCCAATCTGATCCTCGACAATCTGATCGCATCGGGCAAGGCGCGGCCGTTCCTGATCGTGATGACCTATGGCATGACCAACGACGTCCGGCCCGGCGGGATGGCGAGTTTCGACATCAAGCCGTTCAAGACCGTTCTGGTCGACGAACTGATCCCCTATGTCGACGCCAATTTCCGCACGCTCGCGGATGCCAATCACCGCGCCATGGCGGGGCTGTCGATGGGCGGGTTCGAGACCAAGCTGATCGCACCGGCCAACCTCGACAAGTTCGCCTATATCGCGCTGCTGAGCGGCGGGACCTTCACGGTCGACGACGTCAACAAGACCCCGGGATTCAAGGAAAAGGTCAAGCTCGCCTTTGTCAGCTTCGGCAGCCGCGAGCTGGAAGGCCGCGGCATGGGCGGCCCTCCGGGCGGCGGCCCGCGTGTCGATCCGCGGGTGAGTGCGGAGGCTGTCAAACAGGCCGGGGTGAACAGCGTGTTCTATGTCTCGCCCAACACCGGGCATGAGTTCCTGACCTGGCGGCGGAGCCTGCGCGAGCTTGCGCCTTTGCTGTTCAAGGACTGAGCCGGGGACGGACGCCAAATCACGACGGACGGATGGGAGACGCGGTGTTGTTAGGTCAAAGTGCAGTCATCGCGTTTCTCACCAGTCTCGCCGGCGCCGCACCTGGCCCGCAGGCGGCACCGGAGGGGCCGTGCGACCTCTACGCTGCCAAAGGGACGCCCTGCGTCACCGCGCACAGCACGACGCGCGTGCTGTTCTCCCGCTATGACGGCCCGCTCTATCAGGTCCAGCGCCACTCCGACGATCGCGTGCTCGACATCGGCATCGTCCGCGCGGGCTATGCCGATGCCGGGGCGCAGGACCGCTTCTGCGCCGACACACTCTGTGTCATCACGCGGATCTATGACCAGTCGGGCAAGGGCAATCATCTCTATCAGGCGCCGCCCGGCCCGCTCTATCCGGGCCCGGCCAAGGGCGCGTTCGATGCCCAGCCGATCGCCGACATGGCGCCGATCACGCTGGGCGGGCACAAGGTCTATGGCGTGTACATCATGCCGGGCATGGGCTTTCGCAACAACAATGCCCGCGACCTGCCGATCAACGACGAGGCGGCGGGAATCCACACGGTCGTCGACGGCACGCATTACAGCAATGGCTGCTGCTTCAACTATGGCAATGCGTCGACCAACGGGCTGGCAGTGGGCACCGGCACGATGGAGAGCGTCTATTTCGGCACGTCGAGCGGATGGGGCAGCGGCTCCGGCAAGGGGCCGTGGATCATGTCCGACATGGAGGCGGGGCTGTTCTCGGGCTATGATGCCGGAGTAAATGCGGCGGACCCGTCGATCGACTGGCGCTTCGTCACCGGCGTGTTCGGCGGCGGCGGGCGCAATTTCTGGAGCCTGCGAGGCGGCGATGCCCAGAGCGGCCCGCTCCAGACCTTCTACGCCGGCGCGCGGCCCGGCTCGCGCGAGAACAATGCCTATTTCCCGATGCGCAAGAAGGGCGCGATCCAGATGGGCAATGGCGGCGACAACGGCAACGGATCGGCGGGCACCTTCTACGAAGGCGTGATGACCGCCGGCCAGCCCGCCGATGCCGTCACCGACGCGGTCCAGGCCAATATCGTCGCGGCACGCTATGGCCTGCCGCTGCTCACCCAATCGCGGCTGGTCAGCTTCCGCCCCGCCAATACTGCCGAGATGACGGCGACTTTCAC from Sphingomonas hengshuiensis encodes the following:
- a CDS encoding M28 family metallopeptidase; protein product: MRRTTTAAFAALLAATTFATPATAQTVSESSVRGHVSYLAGDALRGRGSATPDEAAAAAYVAAVFRGYGLQTAPGMTGYTQTAEIIGYRLDSPAVLTVNGTAIASPLLFAASGQPVRGTLSLFAGTDPKVAPASDVVILTAPGNPLRLAGALDPAKVRLVIVRATADVRSAYDRVGGKPRMPTTLKGQPPRPRPNVVALPDAAFDALVAQPGAQVALDLPGLVEEVRTTTNAIGYLPGTDPKAGVLLLSAHLDHLGPRPDGKVMHGANDDASGTTAVLELAQALAGKKHRRGLLFVAYGSEEIGGFGSRYFAANPPVPLDRIVANIEFEMIGAQDPKLPAGDMMMTGYERSNLGAALKDHGGRVAADPYPEQNFFQRSDNYSLALKGIVAHTISGWAVVPTYHTPEDTLANLDIPFMARAIQSLIAPVRWMADSRFTPQWAPGGRPRE
- a CDS encoding NCS2 family permease, whose product is MGEPVEERAGVLERRFGLAAAGTNVRTEVLAGATTFLTMAYIILVNPAILGQAGMPVAAVAAATCLAAGVASILMGSLANMPLALAPGMGLNAYFSFTVVQAMGVPWQVALGCVFVSGVAFLVLTVAGIRQMIIASIPQHLFAAVAGGIGLFIAFIGLRNAGIVVSNPATAVALGDLRAPGAVLALVGLVLVAALSAWQVRGAILIAILATTALGWATGLVAFTPQPYDLGAIAQTAFQLDLGGVFGFSGHGLALFEILFVFLFVDLFDNIGTLVGVTRRAGLIGADGRIPRLNRILVADSFATMFGALMGTSTVTSYVESAAGVQAGGRTGLTAIVTGALFLVAMLAAPYAQLIPLAATAPALVLVGALMMAPLAEVPWDEPEVALPAFLTLVMIPLTFSIANGLAFGITAHALLKLVRGRISKSDWLLLVLAALFVARFAWMAGG
- a CDS encoding AtzE family amidohydrolase is translated as MSMLAGIAADVRSGRRSAVAIACSALAALDRDNGELVAATRILAAEALDAAAAIDAAVARGEDPGPLAGVPFGVKDLFDVAGLATTAGAGMRRDASPAPCDAEAVRRLKDAGAVLVATLNMDEFAYGFATINAAFGTTRNPHDRARLAGGSSGGSAAAVAAGMLPLTLGSDTNGSIRVPAALCGVYGLKPTHGGLPMAGVFPFVDSFDDIGPFATSVADLQLVWGVLGGAAEQGVAAPRVARLGGWFERNVAPELLQGIDAIGAHLGGIPMVELPEVEAARSAAFLMTAVEGGSLHLPELRRRAAEFDPQTRDRLIAGALMPGSAYRAAERFREWFRAEAARLFEAQDVLIAPAAGVEAPLVEDPMVVVDGMRVPARAHLGIYTQPLSFIGLPVIAAPLLRPGKLPLGFQLVGKPGAEATLFAFAARLEADGLIGVTSPAT
- a CDS encoding alpha/beta hydrolase-fold protein produces the protein MKPFVAALFATMCLASIGSASAQTAAPAPAPASVTEDFKPSSVNQPGQQYPQVNSQGIARFKVVAPDAQSVKVSLGLGGRGGTVLTKGADGTWTGTTEGPLDEGFHYYHLTVDGGTFNDPGAMNFYGSTRWESGIEIPAHDADFYALKNVPHGRVEQVLFHSPSTNTERRAFVYTPPGYDKNARERYPVLYLQHGWGEDETAWSNQGHANLILDNLIASGKARPFLIVMTYGMTNDVRPGGMASFDIKPFKTVLVDELIPYVDANFRTLADANHRAMAGLSMGGFETKLIAPANLDKFAYIALLSGGTFTVDDVNKTPGFKEKVKLAFVSFGSRELEGRGMGGPPGGGPRVDPRVSAEAVKQAGVNSVFYVSPNTGHEFLTWRRSLRELAPLLFKD